From a single Flavobacteriales bacterium genomic region:
- a CDS encoding histidine kinase, with product MSIRCRTIMLRVWVCLCFFMTWVNGQELAFRHYGTKDGLPSAEVYDILQDRQGFMWFATDMGVARFDGYTFEVFTTDNGLPDNTVFKMYLDSHNRIWFGCYNQRLCYFENEAFHAYPYNQLLLDAIHNKSLLLVDLLVDDQDAVHVGVKARGYFKISKDGVMVKEVTTLPEVMGYCVQTEKGMLSTGFDNADIEKTIKYVSCLLISANRFNYQHCVRVMNDAKLYSEPVKSVISGDTVCLVSHVRKLMRCTEKGCIEVAGNYQVLDMGMDHRRNIWMSTIDSGVYRMKSPYQPGVWDHWLDGESITGVTMDVQGGMWFATVANGVYYLPDEVMHARRFETSGKSKGRLIASDQQHMYVVGEQGDVEVLNENGDIQRSMQISLSKSMHIRYLAGDTACRKLFCWGHGNACYIQNFKIRYLAYFPHITDLLCWHDTVTAVGPGGIIHLVDDSIYRFGFQQKEVPAITSMAMATDRSMLLGSLEGLYGLVDNTPYFIGGDDERLHARIVKMQTDRNGITWMATKGAGLLGYRDSVIYHYDVSNGLCSNLLTDVKVDQGGDIWVSSFSGVNRIRPEGKPEVLYLSNANGLVSNTVLGLATIKNKIWILSEQGLNWFDADELLPDTLNAPIVFRGLKVNGASKPCRSGLELNPEENSIEITFAALDFRQAGVVRYRYRINGEQDSWSYTSQNTIHYERLPSGKYTFEVSAQNQSGVWSPSSPFQLSISPYFYDTLWFRLLLILVLAGSVGWYVYSRFRRLAWKNSIRNDLTQFQMQALSAQMNPHFIFNSLSSIQHFVMQHDERASNRYISRFARLMRLILDNSQKTMIPLESELEALEIYLELESMRFNQGFDYAIHVDPSVKPTDVRVPSLFLQPYVENAIWHGLMPKTEKGKLSIKIYKVNKVVYCEIEDNGVGRHASVKTNREKRPGHTSHGTVLSEKRLHLLNRTTRNSFSCEFIDLLNEQGNPAGTKVVLTFSEIN from the coding sequence ATGAGCATTCGGTGTCGGACAATCATGCTTCGGGTATGGGTGTGCCTGTGTTTTTTCATGACATGGGTGAACGGTCAGGAACTGGCATTCCGTCACTATGGCACCAAAGACGGGCTTCCGAGTGCGGAGGTATACGATATACTGCAGGACCGGCAGGGCTTCATGTGGTTTGCCACCGACATGGGTGTAGCGCGCTTTGACGGATACACTTTCGAAGTGTTCACCACCGATAACGGTTTGCCTGATAACACCGTGTTCAAAATGTACCTGGACAGTCACAACAGGATCTGGTTCGGTTGCTACAACCAACGCCTGTGCTATTTTGAGAACGAAGCCTTCCATGCTTACCCATACAACCAACTGTTGCTGGATGCCATTCACAACAAAAGCCTGTTGCTGGTGGATCTCCTGGTGGATGATCAGGATGCCGTGCATGTGGGCGTCAAAGCGAGAGGGTACTTTAAGATCAGCAAAGACGGAGTGATGGTGAAAGAGGTTACGACACTTCCGGAGGTCATGGGGTATTGTGTCCAAACGGAAAAGGGAATGCTCTCAACAGGGTTTGACAATGCAGACATTGAAAAAACAATAAAGTATGTTTCATGTCTTCTCATATCCGCGAACAGATTCAATTATCAACATTGTGTACGTGTAATGAATGACGCGAAGCTATACAGTGAACCGGTTAAATCGGTTATCAGTGGAGACACGGTTTGCTTGGTTTCCCATGTGAGAAAATTGATGCGATGTACGGAGAAGGGATGCATAGAAGTTGCCGGTAATTACCAGGTGTTGGATATGGGAATGGACCATCGCCGGAACATCTGGATGTCCACGATAGACAGCGGTGTATACAGGATGAAGTCACCTTACCAGCCGGGTGTGTGGGACCATTGGCTTGACGGGGAGTCCATCACAGGTGTCACGATGGATGTGCAGGGAGGAATGTGGTTTGCCACGGTGGCCAATGGGGTTTACTACCTTCCGGATGAGGTGATGCATGCCCGGCGATTTGAAACATCGGGTAAAAGTAAAGGGCGGCTCATCGCCAGCGATCAGCAGCATATGTATGTGGTAGGCGAGCAGGGAGACGTGGAGGTGTTGAATGAGAATGGCGATATACAAAGAAGCATGCAGATTAGCTTGAGTAAAAGCATGCACATACGGTACCTGGCAGGTGACACGGCTTGCCGGAAGCTGTTTTGTTGGGGGCATGGTAACGCCTGTTATATTCAGAATTTTAAAATCCGATACCTGGCTTACTTCCCTCATATCACCGATCTGCTTTGTTGGCATGATACGGTGACTGCCGTGGGGCCCGGAGGCATTATTCACCTGGTTGACGATTCAATTTACCGGTTCGGGTTTCAACAGAAAGAAGTCCCCGCCATCACCTCTATGGCCATGGCTACCGATCGTTCCATGTTGCTCGGTTCATTGGAGGGGCTGTACGGTTTAGTAGACAACACTCCATATTTTATAGGTGGAGATGATGAGCGCCTGCATGCCCGCATTGTGAAAATGCAAACAGACCGGAACGGCATCACATGGATGGCAACCAAGGGGGCTGGCTTATTGGGTTATCGCGACTCGGTGATATATCATTACGACGTGTCCAACGGCTTGTGCAGCAACCTGCTCACCGACGTGAAAGTGGATCAGGGCGGCGATATATGGGTGTCTTCGTTTTCGGGCGTGAACCGGATTCGCCCGGAAGGTAAGCCGGAAGTGCTATACCTGTCGAACGCGAATGGCCTTGTAAGCAATACGGTGTTGGGACTGGCAACGATAAAAAACAAAATCTGGATTCTTTCCGAACAAGGACTGAACTGGTTTGATGCGGATGAACTCCTTCCGGATACCCTCAATGCCCCGATTGTATTCCGTGGTTTGAAAGTCAATGGCGCCAGCAAACCATGCCGGTCGGGACTTGAGCTGAACCCGGAGGAGAACAGCATTGAAATTACATTCGCTGCGTTGGATTTCAGACAGGCGGGAGTGGTTAGATACAGGTATCGCATCAATGGAGAACAGGATTCCTGGAGCTACACTTCACAAAACACCATTCACTATGAGCGGTTGCCAAGCGGCAAATATACCTTCGAGGTGTCTGCGCAGAATCAGTCGGGTGTGTGGAGTCCGTCCTCTCCGTTTCAATTGAGCATATCACCGTATTTCTATGATACGCTGTGGTTCCGTTTGCTGCTGATACTGGTGCTTGCAGGCAGCGTCGGATGGTATGTATACTCCCGTTTCAGAAGACTGGCATGGAAGAATTCCATCCGGAATGACCTGACGCAATTCCAGATGCAGGCACTCAGCGCCCAGATGAATCCTCATTTTATTTTTAATTCCCTGAGCTCGATCCAGCATTTCGTGATGCAGCATGACGAACGTGCATCCAACCGTTACATTTCCAGGTTTGCGCGCCTGATGCGCCTGATCCTTGACAATTCACAAAAAACCATGATTCCGTTGGAGTCGGAACTTGAGGCGCTGGAGATTTATCTGGAACTGGAGTCCATGCGTTTCAATCAAGGATTCGACTATGCGATCCACGTGGATCCATCCGTGAAACCCACGGATGTGCGTGTGCCGAGCTTGTTTCTTCAGCCTTATGTGGAGAATGCGATCTGGCACGGACTCATGCCCAAAACAGAAAAAGGGAAACTGTCCATTAAAATATACAAAGTAAATAAGGTCGTCTATTGCGAGATTGAAGACAACGGGGTTGGGCGCCATGCCTCCGTAAAAACCAATCGGGAAAAACGCCCCGGTCATACATCCCATGGAACCGTCCTCTCCGAGAAACGCTTGCACTTGCTGAACCGGACCACCCGGAATTCCTTTTCATGCGAATTCATTGATCTGCTGAATGAGCAAGGTAATCCAGCAGGTACCAAAGTTGTCCTGACCTTCTCAGAGATCAATTGA
- a CDS encoding T9SS type A sorting domain-containing protein, with product MKLIKSIVLTAVICLLSGMAMAQMCQTTTFTYDAAGNRIQRVMTIQTCAQREVNDTLLEAINRIEKDQDIPDTEEIVSGSNEMETGVGKGDGTTVPDDTPVIDACLYPNPATEKVTLAVKLPASVQSPESQVYLYDIKGKRIDSFRTEQSEIAFNVESLAPGMYFVKVVNGDLSQVFQLIKK from the coding sequence ATGAAGCTAATCAAAAGTATAGTACTCACAGCGGTGATATGTCTTTTGTCAGGAATGGCCATGGCCCAGATGTGCCAAACCACCACCTTTACTTATGATGCCGCAGGCAACCGCATTCAACGTGTGATGACCATTCAGACATGCGCACAACGCGAAGTGAACGATACACTGCTGGAAGCCATCAATAGGATTGAGAAGGACCAGGACATACCGGATACAGAAGAGATTGTTTCGGGCAGCAATGAAATGGAAACGGGCGTTGGCAAAGGCGATGGAACCACAGTGCCAGATGATACCCCGGTTATTGATGCGTGTCTCTATCCGAACCCCGCAACTGAAAAGGTAACCCTTGCCGTGAAACTGCCTGCATCGGTTCAGTCGCCCGAAAGCCAGGTATACCTGTACGACATCAAAGGTAAACGAATCGACTCCTTCCGGACCGAACAGTCCGAGATCGCTTTCAATGTGGAGTCTCTTGCTCCGGGTATGTATTTCGTCAAAGTAGTGAACGGCGACCTGAGCCAGGTGTTCCAGTTGATCAAAAAATAA
- a CDS encoding VCBS repeat-containing protein: MKNGNPYSAFQAILPEALRVETNAMIPMREGGAAGVNAVMYATVFGSIPGTADVSLSGAATYTMPIDIVPGINGMEPGLAITYSSQGGDGLLGIGWSLSGFSSITRTGQNNYYDGTIKPVTLTTTDRFLLDGQRLITNGTYGASGTVYATESETFAKITSYGSGPDYFIVQTKDGKTLEYGNTSDSRIEASGSTKVMSWQLNKVTDANGNYMVYAYNENNPSGSFQPAYIDYTGNASAGISAANFNRISFAYGPRHSSDNKEYFVAGHKITNNVQLNAIQVSVHSVLKYQYDLSYSYNMGTHLTDVTRAAMGEAFNPTHFTYDENYNLAPEINSGAPLVSSGLYYALDYNGDGFSDMVRMSSTVPSGHKIELFQNNNGTLATTPVYTTTTNTTSFLASKDVTQVSLDLNGDGFDDFLTFSGTGVNLAGQQVTNPVFKAYFSNGVNGFGSPLSFSFTNKATFLLGDYDGDGATDLFLYFYDANFGYFYSFRTQTGKIVMNSDLGDETLKFNTTDLNGDGKQEVLVSYTNNQAGTSYSFVLEYNGTDFLNTSGLLGYPTGWHKIYPGDYNGDGNTDVLTWSSSVGWEVGYSTGDGKTFQVSSAGFANYGNPDTDQDRQYIVSDYNGDGKSDMLLKSVHCPASGCTGLTWFETHYSVGQGFVTDWSSSVYQMPSIAGNTMGDFNGDGHVDLICRLNFTDNTKLLTFLANKDIHKVQAIANGLGHVTQIVYKTLPQMASAGYYTKENDATYPVNDFQKALTVAYSVQQNNGTGANFIRSYKYGGAKAHIQGKGFLGFGYVGVEDVAGNKRKEQFFNNDPSWLSSHFYQAVPTSGKVSVLTTGQLLSETTYGSFVFNTGSNLPLADNTGKRYSVYASQVTANDALHGNTTTTTVQQDIYGNVTSQTASNTSGTNTVVSLYETKGSWIPSSVKKVTTTSTRAGEAAYTRYTDILNNAYGVPVRFTKDVGEVTTYTVDACGNYTSMQVSGSGITTATTTYLYDNLKRFVVKTTNPLGQYTEGVIDEVYGNVLQSTDINGHITNYEYDNFGRLITTTSPTGVSSTIIRNWSNGAGPTYAVYYVQTSTPGAPTVKEYFDLLGRSLSKETTGFDGTTIAVNTTYRSDGTLWYVTEPNNPYLYTHYEYDQDTKRPWRVTLPSGTVITYAYNGNTTTTTTTAGASVRTATQTMDAAGLLVTATDDGGILSYKYHSSGNPRETSIPGTSNKITMTYDAYGRQLSMYDPDAGSTSYTYDVLGRIKTQTDARGITRSTTYDVLGRTATETGPDGTTTYTYDNKTNGKGLLGTVAGINGINAEYAYDNKSRLSSRTEQNVDGRNFTFTYAYDNLNRVTQKTFPGGFGVYHIYNSNGYLHRVTTLGDNPIWTCNAMNERLQVTSSTQGNGGTLTQTFTNLGLPASVLRKEKNGGSTLVTKMDWQYSFDALTGNLTYRKDNLRSLTESFTYDNLDRLKTAKLNGAFTLTQLYYPSGNIMSKSDIGTYNYVWPKAHAVASISGPFQQYTDPQNITYNQFSQPAAITEGSYAATLTYAFDGQRRVSDLKQNGNTVQKVIYEGNYEEVTVGSNTYQLSYIKGVEGVVAVNVKQNGGANKIYYLHTDHLGSITGVYDNLGVKTFEQTFDAWGNARSADTWVAGSNPGTRPEWLIRGYTGHEHLQSFGLINMNGRLYDPKVARMLSPDNFIQSETFTQSYNRYAYAYNNPLKFTDPDGEFVWMIPIVAAAVFGVGNLAVQASNGEIQNFWDGLKAFTAGATAGFLLGTGIAAGLTVPILGTAIQITGLTYGVFTAVSAISGLVKGISSGDWSRLENSAKIFMGNFYLDSDRNFIGQTLEGVSRFSWEIIQSAFGHVFAQTRNAFGGVDNVDYFGGSTLANRQNAAYPGQSGMTLGSFIMGTNLEASTDDQIFMHEFGHTLQSRVFGVVYPFVVAIPSGLSCLTSCATIVGFRGSYAISKHETRWYELQANRKAAKYFDKRYGVEWDDNKNPRYWP, encoded by the coding sequence ATGAAAAACGGAAATCCGTACAGCGCCTTCCAGGCCATTCTGCCGGAAGCGCTGCGTGTTGAGACCAATGCAATGATCCCTATGCGGGAAGGCGGCGCTGCAGGCGTAAATGCTGTGATGTATGCCACCGTTTTCGGTAGCATACCAGGGACAGCGGATGTAAGCCTGAGCGGTGCGGCCACGTATACCATGCCGATTGACATTGTTCCGGGAATCAATGGCATGGAACCCGGTCTGGCCATCACATACAGCAGTCAAGGCGGAGACGGATTGCTGGGCATCGGATGGTCGCTGAGCGGATTTTCATCGATCACCAGAACAGGGCAGAACAACTACTATGACGGAACCATCAAGCCTGTCACTCTGACAACAACAGATCGCTTTTTGCTCGATGGGCAGCGTCTTATTACCAACGGTACATACGGCGCTTCCGGAACGGTGTACGCAACGGAGTCCGAAACCTTTGCCAAAATCACTTCCTATGGTTCAGGTCCCGACTACTTCATCGTGCAAACCAAAGACGGAAAAACGCTGGAATACGGAAACACCAGCGACTCCCGCATTGAAGCCAGTGGCAGCACAAAAGTGATGTCGTGGCAGCTGAACAAGGTAACCGATGCCAACGGGAACTATATGGTCTACGCCTACAATGAGAACAACCCGTCAGGTTCTTTTCAGCCGGCTTATATAGATTATACTGGAAATGCGTCCGCAGGGATTTCCGCTGCCAATTTCAACCGGATCAGCTTTGCGTATGGCCCAAGACATTCATCCGATAACAAGGAGTACTTTGTGGCCGGGCACAAGATTACAAACAATGTGCAACTGAATGCCATCCAGGTGTCTGTGCATTCTGTTCTGAAATATCAGTATGACCTCAGTTATTCCTACAACATGGGTACGCATCTGACCGATGTGACACGGGCGGCGATGGGTGAGGCATTCAATCCGACGCATTTTACATATGATGAGAATTACAATCTGGCCCCTGAGATTAATTCCGGTGCACCACTTGTCAGTTCAGGATTATACTATGCGCTGGATTATAATGGGGACGGATTTTCAGATATGGTTCGGATGAGTTCAACAGTTCCGAGTGGTCATAAGATTGAATTGTTCCAAAACAATAACGGGACGCTTGCAACAACACCAGTATATACCACTACAACAAATACTACATCCTTTCTGGCGAGCAAGGACGTTACCCAGGTTTCCCTGGATTTGAACGGCGACGGATTTGATGATTTTTTAACATTTTCCGGAACGGGTGTAAACTTAGCTGGTCAGCAGGTTACCAATCCGGTCTTTAAGGCATATTTTTCAAATGGAGTCAACGGCTTTGGTAGTCCGTTGTCATTTTCATTTACCAATAAAGCAACTTTCTTATTGGGTGATTATGATGGGGACGGCGCAACCGACTTGTTCCTGTATTTCTATGATGCCAATTTCGGTTACTTCTATTCATTCAGAACCCAGACCGGTAAAATAGTTATGAATTCCGACTTGGGTGATGAAACATTGAAATTCAACACAACCGATCTGAATGGCGATGGAAAGCAAGAAGTGTTGGTAAGTTATACAAATAACCAGGCAGGTACCTCCTATTCCTTTGTATTGGAATATAACGGAACCGATTTTCTGAACACGTCCGGTTTGTTAGGTTATCCCACAGGTTGGCATAAAATATACCCGGGTGATTACAATGGAGACGGGAATACCGATGTATTGACCTGGTCATCAAGCGTGGGTTGGGAAGTAGGCTACTCCACGGGTGATGGAAAAACATTCCAGGTCTCAAGTGCGGGTTTTGCCAACTATGGCAACCCTGATACTGACCAAGACCGACAATACATTGTATCGGATTATAACGGAGACGGAAAGTCCGATATGCTGTTGAAGTCGGTGCATTGTCCTGCCAGCGGATGTACAGGGTTAACATGGTTTGAGACGCATTACAGCGTGGGTCAGGGTTTTGTTACGGACTGGAGTAGCAGTGTGTATCAAATGCCAAGTATTGCAGGCAACACAATGGGTGATTTTAACGGGGATGGCCATGTGGATTTGATTTGTAGGCTCAACTTTACCGATAACACCAAATTGCTTACCTTCTTAGCAAATAAGGACATTCACAAGGTGCAGGCCATTGCAAATGGATTAGGCCATGTCACGCAAATTGTCTACAAGACATTGCCGCAAATGGCATCTGCAGGCTATTATACCAAAGAGAATGATGCCACATACCCGGTGAATGATTTTCAGAAGGCGCTGACTGTGGCCTATAGCGTGCAGCAGAACAATGGAACGGGTGCGAATTTTATCCGAAGCTATAAATATGGTGGAGCCAAAGCACACATACAGGGGAAAGGATTCCTGGGTTTCGGATATGTGGGTGTGGAAGATGTTGCGGGCAATAAACGGAAAGAACAATTCTTTAACAACGATCCGTCCTGGCTTTCAAGCCATTTCTACCAGGCCGTGCCCACTTCCGGTAAAGTAAGTGTGCTAACAACCGGACAACTGCTCAGCGAAACAACCTATGGCAGTTTTGTGTTCAATACAGGGAGCAACCTGCCCTTGGCAGACAACACCGGGAAACGCTACTCAGTTTATGCATCCCAGGTAACCGCCAATGATGCCCTGCATGGTAACACCACCACCACAACGGTGCAGCAGGACATATACGGCAATGTCACAAGTCAGACCGCAAGCAACACGTCAGGCACCAACACGGTTGTCAGTTTGTATGAAACGAAAGGTTCATGGATCCCGTCAAGCGTGAAAAAAGTGACCACCACGTCTACCCGGGCAGGAGAAGCTGCATACACGCGATACACAGACATATTGAATAACGCATACGGTGTCCCTGTCCGGTTTACAAAGGATGTCGGAGAAGTCACCACCTACACGGTGGATGCATGCGGGAACTATACATCCATGCAGGTCAGCGGCAGCGGCATCACCACCGCCACCACCACATACCTGTATGACAACCTCAAACGCTTTGTGGTGAAAACCACCAACCCGCTCGGACAATATACCGAAGGGGTAATTGATGAAGTGTATGGCAATGTGCTGCAAAGCACCGACATCAATGGCCACATCACCAACTATGAGTATGACAATTTCGGTAGGTTGATCACCACTACTTCACCCACAGGTGTTTCCAGTACCATCATTCGCAACTGGAGCAACGGAGCCGGTCCGACTTATGCTGTTTACTATGTGCAGACTTCAACTCCGGGAGCGCCCACGGTAAAGGAGTATTTTGACTTGCTGGGCCGGTCCCTGAGCAAAGAAACCACAGGCTTCGACGGCACCACCATTGCCGTGAACACCACATATCGGTCAGACGGGACCTTATGGTATGTGACCGAACCCAACAATCCGTATCTGTATACCCACTACGAGTATGATCAGGATACCAAACGCCCGTGGCGTGTGACATTGCCATCGGGAACCGTTATCACATACGCTTATAACGGGAACACCACAACCACTACCACCACGGCGGGCGCCAGCGTACGCACGGCCACCCAAACCATGGATGCGGCCGGACTCCTCGTGACCGCTACCGATGACGGTGGTATCCTGAGCTATAAGTACCACAGTTCCGGAAACCCGAGGGAAACATCCATCCCCGGTACTTCCAACAAGATCACCATGACGTATGATGCGTATGGCCGACAGCTCTCCATGTATGATCCCGATGCCGGCTCCACTTCATACACCTATGACGTACTGGGTCGGATCAAGACCCAAACGGATGCCAGGGGAATCACGCGGTCCACTACCTATGACGTGCTGGGCAGAACAGCCACCGAGACCGGTCCCGACGGCACCACCACCTATACCTATGACAACAAAACCAACGGCAAAGGTTTGCTGGGAACCGTTGCAGGAATCAACGGGATCAATGCGGAGTATGCATATGACAACAAAAGCCGGTTGAGTTCCAGAACCGAGCAGAATGTGGATGGCAGAAACTTTACATTCACCTATGCATACGATAACCTGAACCGGGTGACACAGAAAACTTTCCCGGGTGGCTTTGGTGTGTACCATATCTATAACAGCAACGGATATCTTCACCGGGTTACCACGCTGGGCGATAACCCCATCTGGACATGCAATGCCATGAATGAACGCCTGCAGGTGACTTCCTCCACACAGGGCAATGGAGGAACGCTTACCCAGACCTTTACCAACCTCGGACTTCCGGCAAGTGTTCTCCGGAAAGAAAAGAACGGCGGTAGTACGCTGGTGACCAAAATGGATTGGCAGTATAGTTTCGATGCGCTCACCGGAAACCTGACCTATCGCAAAGACAACCTCAGAAGCCTGACCGAGTCGTTCACCTATGACAACCTGGATCGCCTGAAGACCGCCAAACTGAACGGTGCATTCACGCTCACCCAATTGTACTATCCCAGCGGTAACATCATGAGCAAATCGGATATCGGAACTTACAACTACGTGTGGCCGAAAGCCCACGCTGTGGCCAGTATATCCGGTCCGTTTCAGCAGTACACCGATCCGCAGAACATCACCTACAACCAGTTCAGTCAGCCGGCTGCTATTACTGAGGGCAGCTATGCCGCTACGTTAACGTATGCATTCGATGGCCAACGCAGGGTGTCGGACCTGAAACAGAATGGCAATACCGTGCAAAAGGTAATCTATGAAGGCAATTACGAAGAAGTAACGGTGGGCAGCAACACCTATCAGTTGAGCTACATCAAGGGAGTTGAAGGAGTGGTTGCTGTTAACGTGAAACAGAATGGCGGGGCGAACAAAATCTACTACCTGCATACGGATCATCTGGGATCCATCACAGGTGTGTATGACAATTTGGGTGTGAAAACCTTTGAGCAAACGTTTGATGCATGGGGCAATGCACGAAGTGCCGATACGTGGGTGGCGGGTTCAAATCCCGGCACGCGTCCGGAATGGCTCATCCGTGGTTACACGGGTCATGAGCACCTGCAGAGTTTCGGTCTCATCAACATGAACGGCCGCCTGTACGATCCGAAAGTGGCAAGGATGCTGAGCCCGGATAATTTCATACAGTCGGAAACCTTCACGCAATCCTACAACAGGTATGCCTACGCTTACAACAATCCGTTGAAATTCACGGACCCGGATGGGGAGTTTGTATGGATGATACCCATAGTAGCCGCTGCTGTGTTTGGAGTTGGAAACTTAGCCGTTCAAGCGTCAAATGGCGAGATACAAAATTTCTGGGATGGTTTAAAGGCATTTACCGCTGGCGCAACTGCTGGGTTTTTGCTTGGTACTGGCATAGCAGCAGGACTGACAGTCCCCATTTTGGGAACTGCAATCCAAATCACAGGTCTTACCTACGGAGTATTTACAGCGGTGAGTGCGATAAGTGGTTTGGTGAAGGGTATATCTTCCGGAGATTGGAGTAGACTGGAAAATTCAGCCAAAATTTTCATGGGAAATTTTTATCTGGATTCTGACAGAAACTTTATAGGACAAACACTTGAAGGTGTTAGTCGTTTTAGTTGGGAAATTATCCAATCTGCTTTCGGACATGTTTTCGCTCAAACTCGTAATGCATTTGGTGGAGTGGATAATGTCGATTATTTTGGAGGAAGCACATTGGCAAATAGGCAAAATGCTGCCTACCCAGGGCAGAGTGGAATGACCCTTGGAAGTTTTATAATGGGAACCAATTTGGAAGCGAGTACGGACGATCAAATATTTATGCATGAGTTTGGGCATACACTACAAAGCAGGGTTTTTGGCGTAGTTTATCCTTTCGTTGTTGCCATCCCCAGTGGACTTAGCTGTTTAACTAGTTGTGCTACAATAGTTGGATTCCGAGGCTCGTATGCAATTTCAAAACATGAAACACGCTGGTACGAGCTTCAAGCAAATCGTAAAGCAGCCAAATACTTCGATAAAAGATATGGTGTGGAATGGGATGATAATAAAAATCCGAGATACTGGCCATAA
- a CDS encoding response regulator transcription factor, with the protein MKELDKLRAVVIDDERNSTSVLVSMLTQYVKEVDCCGSAHSAKDGINLIKDVHPDLVFLDVEMPNGDGFEVLKAFPERDFHVVFTTAHDHYAVKAFKFSATDYLLKPIDIDELESAVQKAARAGKKPISPNDEILLENINAEFPAKLTLATQEGLYFIEVENLVRVEGSGNYSTFYLSGGEKIVVSKNLKVFEEILNDNFFRCHQSHLIAVDKIKAYKKTDGGSIQMSDGSLVELSSRKQSDFMRIMKDRARSI; encoded by the coding sequence ATGAAAGAACTTGACAAGCTAAGGGCTGTTGTCATCGATGACGAACGCAACAGTACCTCCGTTTTGGTATCAATGCTGACCCAATACGTGAAGGAAGTCGACTGCTGCGGCAGTGCACATTCTGCCAAAGACGGCATCAATCTGATCAAAGATGTTCACCCCGACCTTGTGTTTCTGGATGTGGAAATGCCCAACGGAGACGGATTTGAAGTGCTGAAAGCTTTTCCGGAAAGAGATTTCCACGTGGTGTTCACCACCGCGCATGACCACTACGCCGTCAAGGCATTTAAATTCAGCGCCACGGATTACCTCCTCAAGCCCATTGACATCGATGAACTCGAGTCTGCCGTTCAAAAGGCTGCACGGGCAGGCAAGAAACCGATAAGTCCCAACGACGAGATACTTCTGGAAAACATCAATGCCGAATTTCCTGCCAAGCTTACCCTTGCCACGCAGGAAGGCCTGTATTTCATCGAAGTTGAAAACCTGGTGCGTGTGGAAGGAAGCGGCAACTACAGCACGTTCTATTTGTCCGGAGGGGAAAAGATCGTGGTGTCAAAGAACCTGAAGGTGTTTGAAGAAATTCTGAACGACAATTTCTTCCGGTGCCATCAATCCCACCTGATCGCAGTGGATAAAATAAAGGCGTACAAGAAAACCGATGGAGGCTCCATCCAGATGTCAGACGGAAGCCTGGTGGAATTGTCATCAAGAAAGCAATCCGACTTCATGCGCATCATGAAAGACCGGGCCCGGTCCATCTGA